A genomic window from Camelus ferus isolate YT-003-E chromosome 9, BCGSAC_Cfer_1.0, whole genome shotgun sequence includes:
- the LOC102510056 gene encoding vomeronasal type-1 receptor 4-like, giving the protein MDSRDVTLDVIFLTQTVVGILGNFLLLSHYNSLYLTRYRLRCTDLMLKHMIVANFLVLLCKGVPHTMAVFGWKHSPSDFGCKLFFFLHRVGRGVSIGSIYLLSVFQVMTISPRNSRWAELKGKSLRYIVPSILLCWFLQMLVSIIFPVCIHGKWSNKSITDNRDFGYCSSFCHHKTSNVLFAALLLFPDVSCLGLMLWASGSMVFILHRHKQRVQHIRRNNASSTSSPEARATKTILLLVSTFVYFYTLSFIFQVVLSLFENPSWFLVSIATVITACFPTVSPFLLMSRDSIVHSLYFAWRRNTKSPTMRRNM; this is encoded by the coding sequence ATGGACAGCAGGGATGTGACATTAGATGTGATCTTCTTAACACAGACTGTGGTTGGAATCCTGGGCAACTTCTTACTTCTTTCCCATTATAACAGCCTTTACTTGACTAGGTACAGGTTAAGGTGCACAGATTTGATGCTTAAGCACATGATTGTAGCCAACTTCCTTGTCCTCCTCTGCAAAGGTGTCCCCCACACAATGGCAGTATTTGGGTGGAAACATTCCCCCAGCGATTTTGGatgcaaactttttttctttctgcacagagtggggaggggagtgtccATCGGTAGCATCTACCTCTTGAGTGTCTTTCAGGTGATGACGATCAGTCCCAGGAACTCTAGGTGGGCAGAGCTTAAAGGAAAATCTCTCAGGTACATTGTTCCCTCTATTCTCCTGTGTTGGTTCCTGCAAATGTTGGTGAGCATCATTTTTCCTGTCTGCATACATGGTAAATGGAGCAACAAAAGCATCACAGACAACAGGGATTTTGGATACTGTTCTTCCTTTTGTCATCACAAAACCAGTAATGTGTTATTTGCAGCATTGCTTTTGTTCCCTGATGTCTCATGTTTGGGGCTCATGCTCTGGGCCAGTGGCTCCATGGTTTTCATCCTGCACAGGCACAAGCAGAGGGTGCAACACATTCGGAGGAATAATGcctcctccacatcctcccctgAGGCCAGAGCTACTAAAACCATTCTTCTCCTTGTGAGCACCTTTGTCTACTTCTACactctttcttttatctttcaagTTGTTTTGTCTCTCTTTGAGAATCCCAGCTGGTTCCTTGTGAGCATCGCTACAGTCATAACTGCGTGCTTCCCAACTGTCAGCCCCTTTCTGCTCATGAGCCGTGACTCCATTGTACACAGCCTCTACTTTGCCTGGAGAAGGAATACGAAATCCCCTACTATGAGGAGAAATATGTAA